From the genome of Streptomyces sp. NBC_01341, one region includes:
- a CDS encoding ABC transporter substrate-binding protein yields MRSPLSRRGFLAAGSGLAAAAALPAMSGCSTLASADSDPGTLVVHTQLGTTAPGSPTYTAAVKAFEEENPGLRVKNLVNGDDLPQVYETSRLARKEPDVVMVNLYDKTLAWTDVGATVDVKGYLDDWGLRERVLPAALTAWTDDKGRLRAFPYFATNWPVAFNTHLLDRAGVGAVPTTGDQLIGAARKLRAKGIAPVTVGGNDWTGQKLLAQIIQTFLTTDEARQVYTTGDFSGSRGAREGIDYFVSLRDAGVFADKAQGLTSDTMTTQYNTEAAAIQSAMSSALAKVPAKAAGHTEVGGWPLAPGAAHGKPTILRSYTLIGFWVSPNGVKKLSSVEKFLRFMYRPDIVSRFVTESGRDMALVTETVSKDFPLVAAAQQLGDLVGQVLLPDLYVPPTATQPLITATSTAFTRGTSAASVRSALESAYRTA; encoded by the coding sequence GTGCGCTCACCCCTGAGTCGGCGCGGTTTCCTAGCCGCTGGTTCCGGCCTCGCCGCCGCTGCCGCGCTGCCCGCAATGTCCGGCTGCTCCACGCTCGCCTCGGCCGATTCCGACCCCGGCACGCTCGTCGTCCACACCCAGCTCGGGACCACCGCGCCGGGCTCCCCCACCTACACCGCCGCCGTCAAGGCCTTCGAGGAGGAGAACCCGGGGCTCCGGGTCAAGAACCTCGTCAACGGCGATGACCTGCCCCAGGTGTACGAGACCTCGCGGCTGGCCCGCAAGGAACCGGACGTGGTCATGGTCAACCTGTACGACAAGACGCTCGCCTGGACCGACGTCGGCGCCACCGTCGACGTCAAGGGCTACCTCGACGACTGGGGGCTGCGCGAGCGCGTCCTGCCCGCAGCCCTGACGGCGTGGACCGACGACAAGGGCAGGCTCCGCGCCTTCCCCTACTTCGCCACCAACTGGCCCGTCGCCTTCAACACCCACCTGCTCGACCGGGCCGGCGTCGGCGCCGTGCCCACCACCGGGGACCAGCTCATCGGTGCCGCCCGCAAGCTGCGGGCCAAGGGCATCGCGCCGGTCACCGTGGGCGGCAACGACTGGACGGGGCAGAAGCTGCTCGCCCAGATCATCCAGACCTTCCTCACCACCGACGAGGCGCGGCAGGTCTACACGACGGGCGACTTCAGCGGCAGCCGGGGCGCACGCGAGGGCATCGACTACTTCGTGTCGCTGCGCGACGCCGGTGTCTTCGCCGACAAGGCGCAGGGGCTGACCTCCGACACGATGACCACGCAGTACAACACCGAGGCGGCGGCCATCCAGTCCGCGATGTCCTCCGCGCTGGCGAAGGTGCCGGCGAAGGCCGCCGGGCACACCGAGGTCGGCGGGTGGCCGCTCGCGCCCGGTGCCGCACACGGGAAGCCGACCATCCTGCGCTCGTACACCCTCATCGGCTTCTGGGTCAGCCCCAACGGTGTCAAGAAGCTCTCCTCCGTCGAGAAGTTCCTCCGCTTCATGTACCGCCCGGACATCGTGTCGCGCTTCGTCACCGAGAGCGGCCGGGACATGGCACTCGTGACCGAAACGGTCAGCAAGGACTTCCCGCTGGTGGCCGCGGCCCAGCAGCTCGGCGACCTGGTCGGCCAGGTGCTGCTGCCCGACCTGTACGTCCCGCCGACCGCCACCCAGCCGTTGATCACCGCGACCAGCACCGCCTTCACCCGTGGGACGAGCGCGGCATCCGTGCGCTCCGCCCTGGAATCCGCCTACCGCACGGCCTGA
- a CDS encoding carbohydrate ABC transporter permease, with the protein MTMLSSAPGGASVRGPAAHSPSATTTTKRRTQGGVILAVPALVWYLVFMVGPLVAIFVIAALHWPGMLQPVSFAGTGNISAVLDDPVFWDAVRNTAVQLAVAVPLMIVGAYMLGYYVAQKPPGHRVLRYLLFIPGLISTPAKAMVFYAVLSPDGLLNGALEKAGLSSMTDAWLASPSTALGSLILLDVWSGVGFTAVLFAARLGSVPDEIGEAAQLDGAGHWRAMWRIHFPVIRDFVGVVTMLQFLWTLFGSAQNVLLLTQGGPGSASTTLSFLVYQKAFIAADLGYSQTVGVVLFLVGLAGLLTIRRVFRQNY; encoded by the coding sequence ATGACGATGCTCTCGTCCGCCCCGGGCGGCGCCTCGGTCCGCGGCCCGGCCGCCCACTCACCGTCCGCCACCACCACCACGAAACGCCGTACGCAGGGCGGGGTCATCCTCGCCGTGCCCGCGCTGGTCTGGTACCTGGTCTTCATGGTCGGCCCGCTGGTCGCCATCTTCGTCATCGCGGCCCTGCACTGGCCGGGCATGCTCCAGCCGGTCTCGTTCGCCGGTACCGGCAACATCAGCGCGGTCCTGGACGACCCGGTCTTCTGGGACGCGGTGCGGAACACCGCCGTACAACTCGCCGTGGCCGTGCCGCTGATGATCGTCGGCGCGTACATGCTCGGGTACTACGTCGCCCAGAAACCGCCGGGCCACCGGGTCCTGCGGTACCTGCTGTTCATCCCCGGACTGATCTCCACCCCCGCCAAGGCCATGGTGTTCTACGCGGTCCTGTCGCCGGACGGCCTGCTCAACGGCGCACTGGAGAAGGCCGGTCTCAGCTCGATGACCGATGCCTGGCTCGCCTCGCCCTCCACCGCGCTCGGCTCCCTCATCCTGCTCGACGTGTGGAGCGGCGTCGGGTTCACCGCCGTCCTGTTCGCGGCCCGGCTCGGCAGCGTGCCGGACGAGATCGGTGAGGCCGCGCAACTCGACGGCGCCGGTCACTGGCGCGCCATGTGGCGCATCCACTTCCCCGTCATCCGCGACTTCGTCGGGGTCGTGACGATGCTCCAGTTCCTCTGGACGCTCTTCGGTTCGGCGCAGAACGTGCTGCTGCTCACCCAGGGCGGCCCCGGAAGCGCGTCGACGACGTTGTCCTTCCTCGTCTACCAGAAGGCGTTCATCGCGGCCGACCTCGGCTACAGCCAGACCGTGGGCGTGGTCCTCTTCCTGGTGGGCCTGGCCGGGCTGCTCACCATCCGTCGCGTCTTCCGCCAGAACTAC
- a CDS encoding helix-turn-helix domain-containing protein — MSNSYGDWFKEQRVAAGLTQQELADAAVMTRSHIAHIEAGRRAPSKEDARRLDKALNTGNVLSSFLPEDDGTIADYFETARQLERQATMIREYALTFMPGILQTERYARAVLSAAFPPRSEAECDRHVVTRLERAKILTDTVTPVVWALLDEATLRRPAGSPEIMAEQIMHVVRLGECGRVRVHVLPLGVGIHPISQGMVSLMFFEDQPPVAYSEGLSTGKIHESPAVVARLQDIYALALSDALPQRESLAMLRAAAKDYGYED; from the coding sequence TTGAGTAACAGCTATGGGGACTGGTTCAAGGAACAACGCGTGGCCGCAGGACTGACGCAGCAGGAGTTGGCCGACGCGGCCGTCATGACCCGTTCGCACATCGCGCACATCGAGGCGGGGCGGCGCGCTCCGTCGAAGGAGGACGCGCGACGCCTCGACAAGGCTCTGAACACGGGGAACGTGCTGAGCAGCTTCCTGCCGGAGGACGACGGCACGATCGCCGACTACTTCGAGACAGCCCGGCAGCTCGAACGCCAGGCAACGATGATCCGCGAATACGCCCTGACGTTCATGCCCGGCATCCTGCAGACGGAACGCTACGCCCGGGCAGTTCTCAGCGCCGCGTTCCCTCCCAGGAGTGAAGCGGAATGTGACAGGCACGTTGTCACACGCCTGGAACGGGCGAAGATCCTCACCGACACGGTGACGCCGGTGGTCTGGGCGCTACTCGACGAGGCCACCCTGAGACGCCCGGCCGGCAGCCCGGAGATCATGGCCGAACAGATCATGCACGTGGTCCGGCTGGGAGAGTGCGGCCGGGTGCGCGTACACGTCCTGCCACTGGGTGTCGGCATCCACCCCATCAGCCAGGGAATGGTCTCGCTCATGTTCTTCGAGGATCAGCCGCCCGTCGCGTACAGCGAGGGGCTGTCCACGGGGAAGATCCACGAATCTCCGGCCGTTGTCGCCCGGTTGCAGGACATCTACGCTCTCGCACTGAGCGACGCACTTCCACAGAGAGAGTCGCTCGCCATGTTGCGAGCGGCGGCTAAGGACTATGGCTATGAGGACTGA
- a CDS encoding DUF397 domain-containing protein: MRTERTIPDASVMHGWRRSTHSGPESGSCVEVLDGHPSGIPVRDSKSPQGPALVIQPAGWSSFVAAVKTGRLSC, translated from the coding sequence ATGAGGACTGAACGCACGATCCCGGACGCCTCCGTGATGCACGGATGGCGCAGGTCGACGCACAGCGGTCCGGAGTCAGGCAGCTGCGTCGAGGTCCTGGACGGCCACCCCTCCGGCATCCCCGTCCGCGACTCCAAGTCCCCCCAGGGCCCTGCCCTGGTGATACAGCCCGCAGGCTGGTCGTCATTCGTCGCCGCCGTCAAGACGGGCCGCCTCTCCTGCTGA